Proteins encoded in a region of the Rutidosis leptorrhynchoides isolate AG116_Rl617_1_P2 chromosome 9, CSIRO_AGI_Rlap_v1, whole genome shotgun sequence genome:
- the LOC139865735 gene encoding probable beta-D-xylosidase 6: MSNIIFITIPTILLLITSIPISQSKTPNYPCKPPHNSYPFCNTSLPISFRAQSLISHLSLSDKINRLSNNDTGVPHLGIPSYEWWSESLHGIASNGPGVNFQVGPIHSATEFPQVILTAASFNRTLWFLIAKAISVEARAMYNVGQAGLTFWAPTINIFRDPRWGRGQETPGEDPVVVSEYSVQYVNGFQWNRVVNGGGQQDNIKRRVLLNNDNDDALMVSACCKHFTAYDLENWGKYARYNFNAIVTEQDMQDTYQPPFKSCIQQGKSSCLMCSYNAVNGIPACADKNLLQKARTEWGFKGYITSDCDAVATIYEYQHYSKSPEDAVAMALKAGTDINCGTYMLRHMKDAFHMGKVKKEDIDKALMNLFTVQLRLGLFDGDPLKGKFGKFGPHDVCTSDHKNLALEAVRQGIVLLKNDNFLPLKKNHVSSLAVIGPMANATTDLGGGYTGVPCNPTSIVEGLKKYVKKTIYASGCFNVSCTSKDGFAKAVSISKEADYVIVVVGLDLTQETEDRDRISLLLPGHQMDLITTVAATSKKPVVLVLTGGGPVDVSFAKGDPRIASVIWVGYPGEAGGVALAEVVFGDQNPGGKLPVTWYPESFTKIPMTNMNMRPDPSHNYPGRTYRFYTGDVVYGYGHGLSYSNYTYNILSAPTQLQIFGSTKIKSGNILQQRGGISNYLYVDELEESQLCDSLNFQIEISVTNHGPYDGSTVVMVFATFSGAFKGAPLKQLVEFERVNTVSYSDTITKTVVDSCKHLSIVNEFGKRILPLGDHTLLVDDVEHIVSIVM; this comes from the exons ATGTccaacatcatcttcatcaccatTCCAACAATCCTACTACTAATCACAAGCATCCCAATTTCACAATCCAAAACCCCAAATTACCCATGTAAACCACCACACAATTCATACCCATTTTGCAACACTAGTTTACCCATTTCATTCAGAGCCCAATCTCTTATCTCCCATCTTTCTCTCTCCGACAAAATCAACCGTCTTTCCAACAACGACACCGGCGTTCCTCACCTCGGTATCCCTTCCTACGAATGGTGGTCGGAATCACTTCACGGAATAGCATCCAACGGTCCAGGTGTCAATTTCCAAGTGGGACCCATTCATTCTGCAACTGAATTCCCTCAAGTGATTCTAACTGCCGCTTCATTTAACCGAACGTTGTGGTTTTTGATTGCAAAAGCGATAAGTGTTGAAGCGAGAGCAATGTATAATGTTGGTCAAGCTGGGTTAACTTTTTGGGCTCCGACTATTAATATTTTTAGAGATCCTAGATGGGGGAGAGGACAGGAGACACCTGGAGAGGATCCGGTTGTGGTCTCGGAGTATTCGGTTCAGTATGTTAATGGGTTTCAATGGAATAGGGTAGTCAACGGTGGTGGTCAACAAGATAATATTAAAAGGAGAGTGTtgttgaataatgataatgatgatgcgtTGATGGTGTCTGCTTGTTGTAAACATTTTACTGCTTATGATTTGGAGAATTGGGGTAAATATGCTAGATATAACTTCAATGCTATT GTAACCGAGCAGGATATGCAGGACACATATCAGCCACCATTCAAAAGTTGTATCCAACAGGGGAAATCAAGTTGCTTAATGTGTTCATATAATGCAGTAAATGGAATACCTGCTTGTGCTGACAAAAATCTCTTACAAAAAGCTCGAACCGAATGGGGTTTCAAAGG atatattactTCCGATTGTGATGCTGTTGCCACTATATACGAGTATCAACACTACTCCAAAAGCCCTGAAGATGCTGTAGCCATGGCTCTTAAAGCTG GAACGGATATTAACTGTGGAACTTACATGTTGAGACACATGAAGGATGCGTTTCATATGGGCAAAGTGAAAAAGGAGGACATAGATAAAGCTCTCATGAATTTATTTACAGTTCAGCTTCGTTTAGGACTTTTTGACGGGGACCCACTAAAAGGAAAATTCGGAAAGTTTGGTCCTCATGACGTTTGCACTTCGGATCACAAGAATTTGGCTCTGGAAGCAGTGAGACAGGGGATAGTACTTTTGAAGAACGATAATTTTTTACCTTTGAAAAAGAATCATGTTTCATCGTTGGCTGTTATTGGTCCAATGGCAAATGCTACTACTGATTTAGGCGGAGGATACACAG GAGTTCCATGTAATCCAACTAGTATAGTGGAAGGACTCAAAAAATATGTTAAGAAAACAATTTATGCAAGTGGTTGTTTTAACGTGTCGTGCACCTCAAAGGATGGATTTGCGAAGGCAGTTTCTATCTCGAAAGAAGCTGATTATGTAATTGTGGTTGTGGGGTTGGATCTGACTCAAGAAACCGAAGATCGTGACAGGATAAGTCTTCTTTTACCAGGTCATCAGATGGATCTGATTACCACCGTTGCTGCTACAAGTAAAAAACCTGTAGTTTTAGTTTTGACAGGTGGTGGGCCCGTTGACGTATCATTTGCTAAGGGGGACCCACGGATCGCGAGTGTTATTTGGGTTGGTTATCCTGGAGAAGCTGGTGGTGTAGCACTTGCGGAGGTCGTATTTGGAGATCAGAATCCAG gtGGAAAGCTACCCGTCACTTGGTATCCCGAGTCGTTCACAAAAATACCAATGACCAATATGAACATGAGACCCGATCCATCACATAATTATCCAGGTAGAACGTATCGTTTCTACACTGGTGATGTAGTTTATGGATATGGTCATGGTCTTAGTTACTCGAATTACACCTACAATATCCTTTCTGCACCTACCCAACTTCAAATTTTCGGTTCTACGAAAATCAAATCGGGGAACATATTACAACAAAGAGGTGGTATTTCAAACTATCTTTATGTTGACGAACTTGAAGAATCACAACTTTGTGATTCTTTGAACTTTCAAATCGAAATTTCCGTCACAAACCATGGACCGTATGATGGTAGTACAGTTGTGATGGTTTTTGCTACCTTTTCGGGAGCTTTTAAAGGTGCACCGTTGAAACAACTAGTGGAATTCGAACGCGTGAATACTGTTTCGTACTCGGATACTATTACAAAGACTGTAGTTGATTCGTGTAAGCATCTTAGTATTGTTAATGAGTTTGGGAAAAGAATATTGCCTTTGGGTGATCATACATTGTTGGTAGATGATGTTGAACATATAGTTTCCATTGTTATGTGA